A single genomic interval of Oscillospiraceae bacterium harbors:
- a CDS encoding dephospho-CoA kinase, whose product MIIGVYGRIGSGKTTFCNYLRTKGFYVINGDKISREILMPGKIGLSQVIDAFGHEYLNADGTLNRKKLGEYVFSHPEALKRLNAITHPLITAEVKEQIDAHSRQHIVIEGAVLYATDIVKFCDKTVVTKSDATLKRIMARDFLTEEEALSRINAQEIYEQADFILENNGTLPEFYQKIDRMLDNIL is encoded by the coding sequence ATGATTATCGGTGTTTACGGCAGAATCGGAAGCGGAAAAACCACTTTCTGCAATTATCTGCGCACCAAAGGATTTTATGTGATTAACGGCGATAAAATCAGCCGTGAAATTTTAATGCCGGGGAAAATCGGTTTATCGCAGGTGATAGATGCGTTCGGACATGAATATTTGAACGCAGACGGCACCTTAAACCGAAAAAAACTAGGAGAGTATGTGTTTTCTCATCCTGAAGCATTAAAGCGTTTAAACGCCATTACGCATCCTCTCATTACCGCTGAGGTAAAAGAGCAGATAGATGCCCACTCCCGTCAGCACATTGTGATTGAGGGGGCAGTGCTTTATGCCACCGATATCGTGAAATTCTGCGACAAAACCGTGGTGACAAAAAGCGATGCCACCCTAAAGCGGATTATGGCAAGAGATTTCCTTACGGAAGAGGAGGCGCTTTCCAGAATCAACGCCCAGGAAATTTACGAGCAGGCAGATTTTATCTTAGAAAACAACGGAACTCTCCCCGAGTTCTACCAAAAAATTGACAGGATGTTAGATAATATTCTGTAA
- a CDS encoding manganese efflux pump, which produces MNFTDIIMIGIGLSMDAVAVSLTNGMVYRIGHDKKFMMPVFFGIFQGLMPLLGYFTGELFAEWLTRYSGLIIFLILGFLGAKMLKEGVSNEKEEQKEQTKMTYGILFMQAIATSIDAFAVGIAFCAKCIPIWSSAGIICLTTFICSMIAVLLGKKFGKLLGKRAEIFGGAILILLALKAILF; this is translated from the coding sequence ATGAATTTTACTGATATTATTATGATTGGCATCGGGCTTAGTATGGATGCTGTTGCCGTTTCTTTAACCAATGGTATGGTTTATCGTATAGGGCACGACAAAAAGTTTATGATGCCCGTGTTTTTCGGGATTTTTCAGGGACTAATGCCTTTACTTGGATATTTTACCGGAGAATTGTTTGCAGAATGGCTGACCCGCTATTCAGGATTGATTATTTTTTTGATTTTAGGGTTCTTAGGGGCCAAGATGCTAAAAGAAGGGGTTTCCAACGAAAAAGAAGAGCAGAAAGAACAAACAAAAATGACCTACGGCATCTTATTTATGCAAGCCATTGCCACCAGCATTGATGCTTTTGCGGTAGGAATCGCATTCTGTGCGAAATGTATTCCCATTTGGTCTTCAGCGGGAATTATCTGCTTAACTACCTTCATCTGCAGTATGATTGCCGTATTATTAGGCAAAAAATTCGGCAAACTTTTAGGAAAAAGAGCCGAAATATTTGGTGGTGCCATTTTGATTTTAT
- the scfB gene encoding thioether cross-link-forming SCIFF peptide maturase, with translation MIHKYQLFGNNIVLDIYSGSVHVVSDAVYDLLGEYEFDETKISEEVKAKYSQEILAEAISEIKELKEQGTLYSHDIYKPFRDAKTKTPPVKALCLHMAHDCDLRCRYCFAGTGAFHGVRSIMPLEVAKKAIDFVIAKSQNRKNIEIDFFGGEPMLNFDVVKQTVEYAREQGLKHGKHFRFTITTNGLLIDEEQMAYVNKNMDNVVLSCDGRKEVHDKNRKTAKGEDTYDKVIGKFQKIANDRKQMDYYIRGTFTKDNKDFTNDVLHLADLGFKQISVEPVTLDEKSPMAIGYDDLPEIFAEYEKLAEEIIKREKSGENRFNFFHFMIDLDNGPCALRRISGCGAGCEYAAVTPSGDIFPCHQFADEPEYKIGNVLDGTYEMPEAFRDRDIYTVKGCDSCFAKFYCSAGCSASSLKYEKDLYKPYDIACQMQKKRVECAIAIKAALAE, from the coding sequence ATGATACATAAATATCAACTATTCGGAAATAATATTGTACTGGACATTTATTCCGGTTCCGTGCACGTAGTTTCCGATGCCGTGTATGACTTATTGGGCGAATATGAATTTGACGAAACGAAAATTTCCGAGGAAGTAAAAGCAAAATATTCCCAAGAAATTTTGGCAGAAGCTATCTCTGAAATCAAGGAATTAAAAGAGCAGGGAACCTTATATTCCCACGATATCTATAAACCTTTCCGTGACGCCAAAACCAAAACTCCGCCTGTAAAAGCGCTGTGCCTTCATATGGCACACGATTGTGACTTACGTTGCCGTTACTGCTTTGCGGGAACCGGTGCATTTCACGGGGTAAGAAGCATTATGCCCTTAGAGGTTGCCAAAAAAGCCATTGATTTTGTTATCGCAAAATCTCAGAACCGAAAAAATATTGAAATTGACTTTTTCGGCGGCGAACCCATGCTCAATTTTGATGTGGTGAAACAAACCGTGGAATATGCCAGAGAACAGGGCTTAAAACACGGCAAACATTTCCGTTTTACCATCACCACCAACGGTCTTCTTATTGACGAAGAACAGATGGCATATGTGAATAAAAATATGGATAATGTGGTGTTATCCTGCGACGGACGTAAAGAAGTTCACGATAAGAACAGAAAAACCGCCAAAGGGGAAGACACCTACGATAAAGTCATCGGCAAATTCCAAAAGATTGCCAACGACAGAAAACAGATGGATTACTATATCCGCGGTACCTTTACCAAAGACAACAAGGATTTCACCAATGACGTTCTGCACCTGGCAGATTTAGGATTTAAACAGATTTCCGTGGAACCTGTTACCTTAGACGAAAAATCGCCTATGGCAATCGGTTATGACGATTTGCCCGAAATTTTCGCTGAGTACGAAAAACTGGCAGAAGAAATCATCAAACGGGAAAAAAGCGGCGAAAATCGCTTTAATTTCTTCCATTTTATGATTGATTTAGATAACGGCCCCTGTGCATTACGCCGTATTTCCGGTTGTGGTGCAGGTTGCGAATATGCAGCGGTTACTCCCTCGGGAGACATTTTCCCCTGCCATCAGTTTGCAGATGAACCCGAATATAAAATCGGTAACGTGTTGGACGGCACTTACGAAATGCCCGAAGCTTTCCGTGACCGTGATATTTATACCGTAAAAGGTTGCGATTCCTGTTTTGCAAAATTCTATTGCAGCGCAGGTTGTAGCGCAAGTTCCTTAAAATACGAAAAAGATTTATACAAACCTTACGATATTGCTTGTCAGATGCAGAAAAAGCGTGTGGAATGTGCCATCGCTATCAAAGCGGCACTGGCAGAATAA
- the trmL gene encoding tRNA (uridine(34)/cytosine(34)/5-carboxymethylaminomethyluridine(34)-2'-O)-methyltransferase TrmL, protein MILNIVLFEPEIPQNTGNIARTCAATGAKLHLVGPMGFTIDDKKLKRAGLDYWHDVDITYYDSIADFYEKNQKNQGKMYYLTTKAPRDYSEAEFEDGCYLIFGKETAGIPEEILLENQETCLRIPMIGEIRSLNLSNSVAIVAYEAFRQDGFSHFRLEGKLTKYDWK, encoded by the coding sequence ATGATTTTAAATATTGTGTTATTTGAGCCGGAAATTCCGCAGAACACGGGGAATATTGCCCGTACCTGCGCCGCAACGGGAGCAAAACTCCATCTGGTTGGTCCTATGGGATTCACCATTGACGATAAAAAATTAAAACGTGCAGGATTGGATTACTGGCACGATGTGGATATTACTTATTACGATAGCATCGCAGATTTTTATGAAAAGAATCAAAAGAATCAGGGCAAGATGTATTATTTAACCACCAAAGCGCCCCGTGATTACTCCGAAGCAGAGTTTGAAGACGGATGCTATCTCATTTTCGGGAAAGAAACTGCAGGGATTCCCGAAGAAATTTTGTTAGAAAACCAAGAAACCTGCCTGCGGATTCCCATGATTGGAGAAATTCGCAGTTTAAACCTTTCCAATTCGGTTGCCATTGTGGCGTATGAGGCTTTCCGTCAGGACGGATTTTCCCATTTCCGCTTGGAAGGAAAACTCACCAAATACGATTGGAAATAA
- a CDS encoding aminopeptidase, giving the protein MKKEHLFKKHKGTDYQAKAEAFCEDYKQFLTVAKTERLSVEYFEAKAKANGFFNIADKTDLKAGDKVYYINKNRSAVFAIIGEEDLEAGINLVAAHIDSPRLDLKPAPVTEEGGFSYLRTHYYGGIKKYQWVATPLALYGVVVKKNGETVKIAIGDGENDPIFMVTDLLPHLASKQMTQKMTEGIPGEKLMVLSGSNPDLDAESEEVKTALLKILEETYNITEEDFYSAEIEVVPAGAARDLGFDRSMVASYGHDDRVCAYTAFQGLLETKAPKKTAVVLLADREEVGSMGNSGMQSRFLEYFLEELKPNVRINKVMANTMCLSSDVAAAYDPMYAEVYEKQNSPIFGCGLTLLRYTGSRGKGGSSEASAELVAKLRKLFDDNDIAFQFAELGKVDEGGGGTVAQYIANLGADVIDAGVALLSMHAPYEIAHKADIYEAYRSYIAFMGA; this is encoded by the coding sequence ATGAAAAAAGAACACTTATTCAAAAAACATAAAGGAACCGACTATCAGGCAAAAGCGGAAGCTTTTTGCGAGGATTACAAACAGTTTTTAACGGTTGCCAAAACCGAGCGTCTCTCGGTGGAATATTTTGAAGCAAAAGCTAAAGCAAACGGATTTTTTAATATTGCAGACAAAACAGATTTGAAAGCAGGGGATAAAGTTTATTATATCAATAAAAACCGTTCCGCTGTGTTTGCAATCATCGGGGAAGAAGACTTGGAAGCAGGCATCAACTTGGTTGCCGCACATATCGACTCCCCCCGTTTGGACTTGAAACCTGCACCGGTAACTGAAGAAGGCGGCTTTTCCTATCTTCGCACCCATTACTATGGCGGCATTAAAAAATACCAGTGGGTTGCAACCCCTCTGGCGTTATATGGCGTGGTGGTAAAGAAAAACGGTGAAACCGTGAAAATTGCTATCGGTGACGGGGAAAACGACCCCATCTTTATGGTGACGGATTTATTGCCACACTTGGCATCCAAACAGATGACTCAGAAAATGACCGAAGGCATCCCCGGTGAAAAACTGATGGTGTTATCCGGTTCCAATCCCGATTTGGATGCAGAAAGCGAAGAAGTAAAAACTGCATTATTAAAAATTTTAGAAGAAACGTATAACATTACTGAAGAAGATTTCTACTCTGCGGAAATCGAGGTGGTGCCTGCAGGTGCAGCCCGTGATTTAGGGTTTGACCGCAGTATGGTGGCATCCTACGGTCATGATGACAGAGTGTGTGCCTACACTGCTTTCCAAGGTCTTTTGGAAACGAAAGCTCCTAAGAAAACAGCAGTTGTGTTATTAGCCGACCGTGAAGAAGTGGGCAGTATGGGCAATTCCGGTATGCAGTCCAGATTTTTAGAATACTTTTTAGAAGAATTAAAACCGAATGTTCGCATCAATAAGGTGATGGCAAACACCATGTGTTTATCTTCCGACGTGGCAGCAGCATACGACCCCATGTATGCAGAAGTGTATGAAAAACAGAATTCTCCCATTTTCGGATGCGGTCTGACTCTCCTTCGTTACACCGGTTCCCGCGGAAAAGGCGGCTCTTCCGAAGCAAGTGCGGAACTGGTTGCAAAACTCAGAAAACTCTTTGACGATAACGATATTGCCTTCCAGTTTGCCGAACTCGGTAAAGTGGACGAAGGCGGTGGCGGAACCGTTGCTCAGTATATTGCAAACCTGGGTGCCGATGTTATCGACGCAGGTGTGGCGCTTCTTTCGATGCACGCACCCTACGAAATAGCACATAAAGCAGATATATACGAAGCGTATCGTTCCTATATTGCTTTTATGGGGGCTTGA
- a CDS encoding GTPase Era produces the protein MTRSGFVALVGRPNTGKSTLLNSIIGEKVAIVSYRSQTTRNRIVGILTQGDDQIVFTDTPGIHTPKTRLGEEMMSAANGAVADCDLTVLVAEPRFPGDIEKKIIENFKKNNIPAILVLNKIDTIPKEKLLPVILEYSKLYDFIEVIPVSALKRDGIDLLISILKDHLIEGPFFYPEDMKTDTDPRMQICEIIREKLLKLLNEEIPHGLALETVQMEETKTLLKCGVNIYCERDGHKRIIIGKEGSFLKKIGTMAREELEKKYGKKVHLELWVKVNRDWRNNIYKIRTFGLSDVE, from the coding sequence ATGACAAGATCAGGTTTCGTTGCCTTGGTGGGGCGTCCTAACACGGGAAAATCCACCTTACTTAACAGCATTATCGGAGAAAAAGTGGCAATCGTGTCCTATCGCTCCCAGACCACCCGTAATCGGATTGTGGGCATTTTAACCCAGGGAGATGACCAGATTGTGTTCACGGACACTCCCGGCATTCATACCCCTAAAACTCGCTTGGGTGAGGAAATGATGTCGGCGGCAAACGGTGCAGTGGCAGATTGCGATTTGACCGTTTTGGTGGCTGAACCCCGTTTCCCCGGTGATATTGAAAAGAAAATTATTGAGAATTTTAAGAAGAACAATATTCCTGCCATTTTGGTATTAAATAAAATTGATACCATTCCCAAGGAAAAATTGCTTCCCGTAATTTTGGAATACTCCAAGCTGTATGATTTTATTGAAGTGATTCCTGTTTCTGCTTTAAAGAGAGACGGGATTGACCTTTTAATCAGCATTTTAAAAGATCATCTCATTGAGGGCCCTTTCTTCTATCCTGAAGATATGAAGACGGATACTGACCCTCGTATGCAGATTTGCGAAATCATCCGTGAAAAATTATTAAAACTGCTAAATGAAGAAATTCCTCACGGTCTGGCATTGGAAACCGTACAGATGGAAGAAACCAAAACCCTCTTAAAATGCGGTGTGAACATCTATTGTGAGCGTGACGGACACAAGAGAATTATTATCGGAAAAGAAGGTTCTTTCCTTAAAAAAATCGGTACGATGGCAAGAGAAGAGCTGGAAAAGAAATATGGCAAAAAGGTTCACTTGGAACTTTGGGTCAAGGTGAATCGTGATTGGCGAAATAATATTTATAAAATCCGCACCTTCGGACTTTCCGATGTGGAATAA